TTTTGAACTCGATAGTCATATTCGTATACCTTCTTAAAAATTACCACTTTTGACGGTACAAATCAATAACCGCCGCACCACAGGATATTTCAATTCCGGACTACCGTCAGGGATGTATGGCATGAAGGAGGCGGGGCAAACAAATTACGGAGTGGGGATTGCGAACTGCCGGTCAGCGGACCGGGGATTATTGGTGCATGCAAAAGTAACGTCTCATATAGGTCAACATCATTGTCATTCCTGCGAAACTTGTCCCTGTGAAAACAGGGAGCAGGGATAGGTCATCATCATTGTCATTCCTGCGGAAGCAGGAATCCAGTAATGGTATTTTAATTCGGGCGGGCCTCTACTTCTCCCCCCTGGCCTGCTCCTTCCTGAAACCCCTTCCGCTCACGCCCTCGTTATAGAGGCGGATGAAGTCCAGGGCTATCTCGCGCGCGTCCTTGTTGGACTTTACGTCTACCACGAGCCTCGTCTTCTCGACCACGAACGAAAGCTCGGAGTGTTCGAGGAGGCCGTCGCCCCTGGCGCCGTTATATATGCCTATCCCCTTATGCTGCCCCCCGACGGGCCTGAAGCCCAGGGCCTGGGCCGCCCTGAAACCCCTCTGGTAGACGTCGTTCTTCTTCCCGGAGACCGCTACTGACTCGCTGGCGGTCATCCCCGAGAACATCTGTATCTGCTGCTTCGCGCAGCCCGCGAAAAGGCCCAGCACGACAAGACCTGCAAGAAACGGATATGCTCTTTTCACTGCTTCCCTCCTCCTTTCAGGTGGATTGCCCCTTACTTACTTTAAATTTAACCGCATGTCAAGCGTATTTAGGTTTGCACACCCCCGTATCTTCTGGTAAGTTATAGTATATACCTTTTCCCAATTTTCCGATTTTCCGAAAACAAAAAGGAGGACTCAGGATAGTGTTCGAGCATATAGAGGAAAAAGAGGCCGTTGAGAAGGCGGCGCTGATAGAGAAAAACGGCTTTACCTTTTATTCGCTCCTCGCCGCTAAGACCGAAGACGCCGAGGCGGCCGCCGTCTTCAAAAGGCTCGCGAAGGACGAGGAAAAGCACCTGAAGATAATCGAGAAGAAGTACTTCCCCGAGGCCGGGTTCGGGGAGCTTATCACCGAAGAGGAGTTGGAGGTCGAGGAGTACGTAAGGACGCGCGGCGTGCCGGACCTCTTCACGAGACGGATAGACATAGAGAAACTGGTCCACGCGATAGACGAGCCCCGGAAGGCGCTCCTTATCGCACTCGACGCGGAGGTCCACTCGGTCGAGTTCTTTACGAAGCTGGCGGAGAAGTCCTCGACCGAAGAGGGCCGGGAGATCTGCCTCGAACTCGCCGAAGAGGAGCGGCAGCACGTCGAGCACATAGAGGAGTTGCTGAAGTCAACTTTAAAGTAGCTACGTAACTATTGAGCATAACGCCGCGTAGATACTGGGTAATTTTTCTTTTATGCTGAGGGGTCGACCCTGCCCATTCCGTCTCTTCTCCCGGAGCATTTTCGGTGCCTATTAGAATCGTTGGGTTTCGCCATGCTCTACCCAATCTACTTTACTCTATATCTCACAGCCTAGACCATCCTTTTTTTCGCTTTCAATAACAGGCCGCACCGTCTAACAGCTCGACGGCCTCGAATACGGGACCATATGGAGCTTGCCCCCCTCCTGGAATATAAGTATATAAAAGACCCCCCAGTCGTAATACTCCAGAATAAAAAATCTCCTATCCTTGGTGACGACTTCCCGAAGCTCTGCTCCGCCGTTGACAAACTTCACAAACACCTCCAGACCGCCTTCCATGACCTTGACCTGGGAGTATTCGTCCGTCCCGTAATCATCCCTATTGGGATAAACTCCGGACTTCACCGTTTGAAGCTCTATGGAGAGCGGACCGTCGACAACCTTCGACAGTTCCACCCTGCCTTCGGCCTTTCGAAGCTCGGGAGGAATATATTCCGAAAAGACGGCCAGCTTGGCGTTAACCCAGTGTTGGTAGTAATGTGTTACGGTCGGATTTTCACGCCTTGATTCCCGCTCGGCCTCTTCGAGACCGGACTGGTACGCGTCGGTCAAGAGCTTATAGCCACTCTTGTCTTCGTTTATCGCAGCTTCCACCTTACCCATGAACTTACCAGTCTCGCCCTTATCTTTCTGTCTCCCCTTCGACACGTCCACGACACCTGCCGTATCGCCCGGCTTTTCCCCCAGGGCCATTATTACGACTGTTTCGCCGACGTGTTCATCCACTCCTTTCTCCGAGATCTTCCCGTAAGCCCAGAGAAAGTTGGTATCCTTTTCCACGACCTCAAAAGAGGGGTTGGGTCCCTCGCCGTCGCCCTGCTTTACATATCCGATAATTTCGACCTCTTTCCACCCGCTATCGCCGAGGTAATAAAAACTATTCCCGACCGAAACGCCGGGACTAATCCGCCCGACCTCTCTGCTCGTGTCGGCATCAAGTACCCCGCGACCGGCGGACCGGTAAAGTTCATACAAATCTCTCGATGAAATCCGTACCGGGAAAAAAGCTAAGTCCGTTTGCCTACTCAACTCCTCCGGCCTGTCCCAGTTCAGTTCATAAAGAGAGCCCAGTCTGAAAATACCGGGAACGCTATCGGCAAGCGCCTTACCCCTCACCATAAAACAGGTGGAAAACAGGGTGAAAACAATCAGAAAATATAATCCTGGTTGGACCCGCATCTCCCCATCACCTCCTTGCCCAAACCAACTCAAGGGCCTTTAAAGTCATCCTCTGCCAGTTCCCTCTCCATCCTCTCCCTGTGCGTTCCGGCCCAGTAGAGCCGGCCGCATGAGGGACAGGTGGAGAACTCCTCCTGCGTCGAATATACGTAAGGCGGTACCCGGCCCTCTATCGAGCCCTTTTCGATATCCTCAAGCAAGAGGTTGCATCTGAGGCACCGCGTCAGGAATCTTTCTCTGTCCAACCCGTACGCCTCGACGACCTGCTTAAGTTGCTCGCGGAAGCTGTCGCTCTCGATAAAGAGGTGATTTTTTTCCTCCCTGACCCAGCGTCTTTTTATTAGCAGCGTGTCCCTCGTAAGGACCACCCTGCCCTCGGCCCCGGCCCTCCTTATGAGCTCCGTATCGTCGATGGTCCTCTCGTACGCAACGTCATGGCCGACTATCTTGAGCCACAGGGTGAGTTTGCCCAGCATCGAGTCGGCGAAAAATTTTAGCTCCTTATCCACCCTTATTAGCCTGCCAACGATTCACAGTAGCCCCATAAGGCCGACCCTCTCCCACTTGGCGCTAAGGGCCTTCCAGTCGCCGTCTTCCTTTCTGAAGACCACGCTGAAGCGGTAGCCCGCGCTCTCGTCCGGTATCGCGTCCCCCCTTACGAGAGCGGCCTTGCAGTCCACAAGGGCCCTACTCCCCTCGACCTTCACCTCCAGGCCGCGCACGAAGACCGATAGCTTCCCGGGCCTCATGATCTGGTGGAAGAGTACCCCCTTAATGCCGCTGCGGTCGTTCCCCGCCTCGTCGTTGTAGTCGTCCGAGAAGTAACGGATGGCCGCCTTTAAGTCCTTCGCCTCCATGGCCTCCGCAATCCCATTTACGGCAGCCCTCACCCTGTCCTCCTCGGTCATGGGTTTGGAGCAGCCGAACGTGAATAAAAGAAGAATGCACAGGGGCAGGATATATATCCTTCTCATTATACCCACCCCATAAGCGGGCACATCACCATAAGCCCCGCCATTATAATGAAGAACCCCCCTATGTCGAAGAGTATCCCCTTTCTTACCATTGAGAGTATCGGCACCATGCCCGAGCCGTAGACTATGGCGTTCGGCGGAGTGGAGACCGGGAGCATGAAGCCGAAGCTCGCCCCGAGGCAGGCCCCCAAGGCGGGCGGCAGTGGAGAGATGCCCATCGAAAGGGCTATGGCTATGGTGACGGGTATCACCATGTTGGCCGAGGCCGTGTTCGAAGTGGTCTCGCTCAGGATTATCGCCATGAGAGTGCTGACCGCGGTGATGCTCCAGAGGCCCGTGGCGCCGGTAAGGCCCGTGAGGCCGTGGCCGAAACTCTCGGCAAGGCCGGTCGAGAACATGAGCTTACCGAGGCTGAGCCCCCCTCCGAAGAGCAGTATGGTACCCCAGTCTATCCTTACGGCCCCGGACCAGTCCATCGTAAAACGCCGCTCCCGAAAGGATACGGGGAGTATGAAGAGAAGGGTGGCGGCAAAGACGGCCACGATACCGCTATTCAGCCTCGAAGAGAGGAACAGCGCCGCCTCGGACTCCTTACCGCATATGAGCCCGACGATGCTCGGAAGCACCCAGAGCGTAACGGCAGTGGCGAAGGCGACGGCCGTATTTATCTCCCCCCTCTTCCACCCCCCGAGCCCGTGGCGGGCCTTCCTCACGTACTCGCGCACGCCCTCCCTGTCGGACGGCCCCCCCGCTACGGCCGGGGCGCCCGGTGCAACCGAACGCGACAGCATAAGAAAGAGGTAGGCGAACATCACGGCGGTTATGGGTAAGGCGAACGTCATCCACTCGAAAAACGTGATCTTCACCCCGGCAAGCGAGTCTATCATGCCGATCCCTATCACGTTCGGCGGGGTGCCT
This sequence is a window from Thermodesulfobacteriota bacterium. Protein-coding genes within it:
- a CDS encoding ferritin family protein — encoded protein: MFEHIEEKEAVEKAALIEKNGFTFYSLLAAKTEDAEAAAVFKRLAKDEEKHLKIIEKKYFPEAGFGELITEEELEVEEYVRTRGVPDLFTRRIDIEKLVHAIDEPRKALLIALDAEVHSVEFFTKLAEKSSTEEGREICLELAEEERQHVEHIEELLKSTLK
- a CDS encoding nuclear transport factor 2 family protein, which gives rise to MRRIYILPLCILLLFTFGCSKPMTEEDRVRAAVNGIAEAMEAKDLKAAIRYFSDDYNDEAGNDRSGIKGVLFHQIMRPGKLSVFVRGLEVKVEGSRALVDCKAALVRGDAIPDESAGYRFSVVFRKEDGDWKALSAKWERVGLMGLL
- a CDS encoding SLC13 family permease, with the translated sequence GTPPNVIGIGMIDSLAGVKITFFEWMTFALPITAVMFAYLFLMLSRSVAPGAPAVAGGPSDREGVREYVRKARHGLGGWKRGEINTAVAFATAVTLWVLPSIVGLICGKESEAALFLSSRLNSGIVAVFAATLLFILPVSFRERRFTMDWSGAVRIDWGTILLFGGGLSLGKLMFSTGLAESFGHGLTGLTGATGLWSITAVSTLMAIILSETTSNTASANMVIPVTIAIALSMGISPLPPALGACLGASFGFMLPVSTPPNAIVYGSGMVPILSMVRKGILFDIGGFFIIMAGLMVMCPLMGWV
- a CDS encoding Mut7-C RNAse domain-containing protein; its protein translation is MDKELKFFADSMLGKLTLWLKIVGHDVAYERTIDDTELIRRAGAEGRVVLTRDTLLIKRRWVREEKNHLFIESDSFREQLKQVVEAYGLDRERFLTRCLRCNLLLEDIEKGSIEGRVPPYVYSTQEEFSTCPSCGRLYWAGTHRERMERELAEDDFKGP